A portion of the Paenibacillus hamazuiensis genome contains these proteins:
- the gpr gene encoding GPR endopeptidase, with the protein MRELDQLDFSSAHADLALEARDIAARASGNQTIPGVHTSVQEDDGITITLIDITSEEGSRAMGKLPGHYVTIEVPALRQKDTDLQDRVATKFAQEFEKFLAKLGVPQNAKVLIIGLGNWNVTPDALGPLVVENVMVTRHYFELMPDQVSKGYRPVSAVAPGVLGTTGIESSEIVQGIVEKSKPDLVIAIDALASRSLERVNTTIQIADTGIHPGSGIGNKRKGLTLEALGVPVIAIGVPTVVYASTIVNSVIDMMHRHFERQTSNTGQILGMLDQLQDHERIELVKEVLNPVGHDLLVTPKEIDQFIEDIANIIASGLNAALHEAIDTNNVAAFTH; encoded by the coding sequence ATCCGCGAGCTCGATCAACTGGATTTTTCGTCGGCCCATGCCGATCTAGCGCTGGAAGCAAGGGACATCGCCGCCAGAGCGTCCGGCAATCAGACCATACCGGGAGTACATACGTCGGTGCAGGAAGACGACGGCATAACCATCACGTTAATCGATATTACTTCAGAAGAAGGTTCGCGCGCGATGGGCAAGCTGCCGGGCCATTACGTCACGATAGAGGTGCCTGCTTTAAGGCAAAAGGATACCGATTTGCAGGACAGGGTCGCCACCAAATTCGCTCAGGAGTTCGAAAAATTTTTGGCCAAGCTGGGGGTTCCCCAAAACGCCAAAGTGCTTATCATCGGACTGGGCAACTGGAACGTGACGCCCGACGCCCTCGGCCCGCTTGTCGTCGAAAATGTGATGGTCACCCGCCATTATTTCGAGCTGATGCCGGATCAGGTCAGCAAAGGCTACCGTCCGGTCAGTGCAGTGGCGCCGGGAGTGCTCGGCACGACGGGGATCGAAAGCAGCGAAATCGTGCAGGGGATCGTGGAGAAGTCGAAGCCGGACCTTGTCATCGCGATCGATGCGCTCGCCTCCCGCTCATTGGAGCGCGTCAACACGACGATTCAGATTGCCGACACGGGCATTCATCCGGGATCCGGTATCGGCAACAAACGCAAGGGGCTGACTCTGGAAGCGCTCGGCGTTCCGGTCATCGCCATCGGCGTGCCGACCGTGGTATACGCCAGCACCATCGTCAACAGCGTCATCGATATGATGCACAGGCACTTCGAACGGCAAACGTCCAACACCGGGCAAATTCTCGGCATGCTCGATCAGCTTCAGGACCATGAGCGGATCGAGCTGGTCAAGGAGGTTTTGAACCCGGTCGGGCACGATCTGCTCGTTACCCCGAAAGAAATCGACCAGTTCATCGAAGATATCGCCAACATTATCGCGAGCGGGCTGAATGCGGCCCTGCACGAAGCGATCGACACGAACAACGTAGCGGCATTCACGCATTGA
- the rpsT gene encoding 30S ribosomal protein S20, producing the protein MPNIKSAIKRVKVSEKRRLRNASQKSALRTAVKAFETAAATSSVDSAKEALIAASKKLDKAVTKGLIHKNAAARKKSRLAKKLNELAAKA; encoded by the coding sequence GTGCCAAACATTAAATCCGCTATCAAAAGAGTGAAAGTCAGCGAAAAGCGCCGTCTTCGCAATGCTTCCCAAAAATCCGCTCTTCGTACTGCTGTTAAAGCGTTCGAAACAGCTGCCGCTACAAGCAGTGTGGATTCCGCCAAGGAAGCTCTCATCGCTGCAAGCAAAAAGCTGGACAAAGCAGTAACGAAAGGATTAATCCATAAAAATGCTGCCGCCCGCAAAAAGTCCCGTTTAGCGAAAAAGCTGAATGAGCTTGCTGCGAAAGCTTAA
- the holA gene encoding DNA polymerase III subunit delta has translation MDYKTAVKELGKRKINPIYVCYGSEGYFSDDLIRRLTDALIEPDQRPFAVTKYDLAETPLDTVLEDAETLPFMVPQKLVIASNALFLTGAKESGKVEHRTERLLEYIKSPVDYSVLIFTVTADKLDERKKLVKSLKDSGYLVACGTPSAEELSQWVAARAEKLGFRFDRGALERFVLYVGTSLQTLAQELEKCALFIGQGGVLTEDHVEQLVTRTTEQNVFILIEDIVQLKLDRAFTMLHELIKMKEEPIKILMLIARQFRIMYQVKDLTQQGYSQQQIASQIGVHPYAVKIAAGQAAKYDVRQLARILGDLADLDYRMKSGRVDKVMGLELFMMTLAG, from the coding sequence ATGGATTATAAAACGGCAGTGAAGGAACTGGGCAAACGCAAAATAAATCCGATATACGTATGTTACGGGTCGGAAGGCTATTTTTCGGACGATTTGATCCGCCGGCTGACGGATGCGCTTATCGAACCGGACCAACGCCCTTTTGCCGTAACCAAATACGATTTGGCGGAAACGCCTCTCGATACGGTGCTGGAGGATGCGGAAACGCTGCCGTTTATGGTGCCGCAGAAGCTGGTTATCGCGAGCAATGCGCTTTTTTTAACCGGGGCCAAGGAAAGCGGGAAAGTGGAGCATCGCACCGAACGGCTTCTCGAATACATAAAGTCCCCGGTCGATTACTCGGTGCTTATTTTTACGGTTACCGCGGACAAACTCGACGAGCGAAAAAAGCTGGTGAAATCGCTCAAGGATAGCGGGTACTTGGTCGCCTGCGGCACGCCGTCGGCCGAGGAACTGTCGCAATGGGTCGCCGCTAGGGCGGAGAAGCTCGGATTCCGTTTTGACCGGGGGGCGCTGGAACGGTTTGTTTTATATGTCGGGACAAGCCTGCAGACGCTCGCTCAGGAGCTCGAAAAATGCGCACTGTTTATCGGTCAGGGAGGCGTGCTGACGGAGGATCACGTGGAGCAGCTGGTGACGCGCACAACCGAGCAAAATGTGTTCATCCTGATCGAAGATATCGTTCAGCTCAAGCTGGATCGGGCTTTCACGATGCTGCACGAGCTGATCAAAATGAAGGAGGAGCCGATCAAAATTTTGATGCTGATCGCCCGGCAATTCCGGATTATGTACCAGGTGAAAGATTTGACGCAGCAGGGTTACTCGCAGCAGCAAATCGCCTCGCAGATCGGCGTCCACCCGTATGCCGTGAAAATCGCCGCCGGACAGGCCGCGAAATACGATGTCCGGCAGCTTGCCCGCATTTTGGGAGATTTGGCCGATCTCGATTACCGGATGAAAAGCGGCCGGGTCGACAAGGTGATGGGGCTAGAATTGTTTATGATGACCTTGGCCGGATAG